From the genome of Bifidobacterium asteroides, one region includes:
- the secE gene encoding preprotein translocase subunit SecE, with the protein MAQKDGAEEAKPNFFMRIGLFIKQVIDEIRKVVTPTGKELVGWSVAVFIFVLLLMVFVTVMDFGLGKLAFLIFG; encoded by the coding sequence ATGGCACAGAAGGATGGGGCTGAGGAAGCCAAGCCGAACTTCTTCATGCGTATCGGGCTCTTCATCAAGCAGGTCATCGATGAGATCCGCAAGGTCGTGACCCCTACGGGCAAGGAACTGGTGGGCTGGTCCGTGGCCGTCTTCATCTTTGTGTTGCTGCTGATGGTCTTCGTGACCGTGATGGACTTCGGGCTGGGAAAACTGGCCTTCCTGATATTTGGCTGA
- a CDS encoding pyridoxal phosphate-dependent aminotransferase → MAQWQTLSRRIDAVAPSATLAVDSKAKAMKAQGMNVISFGAGEPNFPTPDHIVQAAARACLDPRNHRYTPTAGLPQLRQAIADKTMRDSGYQIDPDQVVVTNGGKQAVYETFQILLNPGDEVIIPAPYWTSYPQMVLLAGGRPVPVLSGADQGYIPSLEQLEAARTERTRAIVLNLPANPTGAVWDDDLVAAVDRWAMENQIWVISDEIYEHLTYQGASTPYPGALVPQVRDQLIAVNGVAKTYAMTGWRVGWLVAPLQVAQAAAKLQGHMTSNVANVSQQAALAALTGGLKDVEAMRSAFALRRRAIVDALNAMEGVTCPEPLGAFYAFADVTALLNRPVGPEGMVCSTSGELAETILEQIQVAAVPGEAFGAPGCLRFSYALADDDLAEGMRRLGDWVSA, encoded by the coding sequence ATGGCGCAATGGCAGACCCTGAGCAGACGCATAGATGCAGTGGCCCCCAGTGCCACTCTGGCCGTGGATTCAAAAGCCAAGGCCATGAAGGCCCAAGGCATGAATGTGATCAGCTTCGGCGCCGGCGAGCCCAACTTTCCCACGCCTGACCATATCGTGCAGGCGGCGGCCCGCGCCTGTCTGGATCCGCGAAATCACCGCTATACGCCCACAGCAGGCCTGCCCCAGCTCAGACAGGCCATCGCCGACAAGACCATGCGCGACTCGGGCTATCAAATCGACCCGGACCAGGTGGTGGTCACCAACGGCGGCAAGCAGGCCGTCTACGAGACCTTCCAGATCCTCTTGAACCCCGGCGATGAGGTCATCATTCCCGCACCCTACTGGACCAGCTATCCCCAGATGGTTCTGCTCGCTGGCGGTCGGCCGGTTCCGGTGCTCAGTGGAGCCGACCAGGGCTATATCCCCAGCCTGGAGCAGCTGGAGGCGGCCCGAACCGAGCGTACACGTGCCATCGTTCTCAACCTGCCTGCCAATCCTACCGGAGCGGTCTGGGACGACGACCTGGTGGCCGCCGTGGACCGCTGGGCCATGGAGAACCAGATCTGGGTGATCAGTGACGAAATCTATGAGCATCTGACCTACCAGGGGGCGAGCACCCCCTATCCGGGCGCTCTGGTGCCCCAGGTGCGCGATCAGCTGATCGCGGTCAACGGTGTGGCCAAGACCTATGCCATGACCGGCTGGCGGGTAGGCTGGCTGGTTGCACCCCTGCAAGTGGCCCAGGCGGCTGCCAAGCTTCAGGGGCATATGACCTCCAACGTGGCCAACGTATCCCAGCAGGCGGCCCTGGCAGCTCTGACCGGGGGCCTGAAAGACGTTGAGGCCATGCGGTCGGCCTTCGCCCTGCGTCGGCGGGCTATCGTGGATGCCCTGAACGCTATGGAAGGGGTGACCTGCCCAGAACCCCTGGGCGCCTTCTACGCCTTTGCCGACGTGACCGCCCTGCTGAATAGGCCGGTGGGTCCGGAAGGCATGGTCTGCTCTACTTCGGGTGAGCTGGCCGAGACCATCCTGGAGCAGATTCAGGTGGCGGCCGTGCCTGGTGAGGCCTTCGGCGCGCCCGGCTGCCTGCGCTTTTCCTATGCTTTGGCCGACGATGATCTGGCCGAGGGCATGCGGCGCCTTGGGGACTGGGTCAGCGCCTGA
- the proB gene encoding glutamate 5-kinase: MTGGEGSDEAAVRSRVAQARTMVVKVGSSSLTDPHGHLDLGRLRSVVGALASAAVNGARLVLVTSGAIAAGFGALGFDERPGDVVTQQATASVGQGLLMAQYEIAFARYGLRVGQILITARDTTHAVQYRNARRTLCRLLDLGAIPIVNENDALASNEIRFGDNDHLSALIANIVSADALVLLTDVDALYTEPPSRTGARRIGFVPDVAAIKDQVDAQGSVSGLGTGGMSTKLEAARIAAASGMPVVLTCADLAGPALAGDQVGTLFAPIHPRGSLHRLWIKFASRPRGGYLVDQGAVKALRGGRASLLAAGARSVQGEFSAGDPVWIHDASGRQVAKGLSGYDSEEAQDMLGLNTKELRRRLGAHYAHPLVHRDSLVLV; this comes from the coding sequence ATGACCGGAGGGGAGGGATCCGACGAGGCCGCGGTCCGTTCCCGGGTGGCCCAGGCCCGCACCATGGTGGTCAAGGTAGGATCCAGCTCCCTGACCGATCCCCATGGGCACCTGGACCTTGGCCGCCTGCGTTCGGTGGTGGGCGCCCTGGCCTCTGCGGCCGTCAACGGCGCTCGCCTGGTCTTGGTCACCTCCGGAGCCATCGCAGCTGGTTTCGGCGCCCTGGGATTCGACGAACGCCCTGGTGACGTGGTCACCCAGCAGGCTACGGCCTCGGTGGGCCAGGGTCTGCTCATGGCCCAGTACGAGATAGCCTTCGCCCGCTATGGCCTGCGTGTTGGACAGATTCTGATCACCGCCCGTGACACCACTCATGCTGTCCAGTACCGCAACGCCCGACGCACCCTCTGCCGTCTGCTGGATCTGGGGGCCATTCCCATCGTCAACGAGAACGATGCCCTGGCCAGCAACGAGATTCGCTTCGGCGACAACGACCACCTTTCGGCCTTGATCGCCAACATCGTCAGTGCCGATGCCCTGGTCCTGCTGACTGACGTGGATGCCCTCTACACCGAACCCCCATCCAGGACAGGGGCGCGCAGGATCGGTTTCGTGCCCGATGTGGCAGCGATCAAGGACCAGGTGGATGCTCAGGGGTCCGTCTCCGGGCTGGGGACCGGGGGCATGTCCACCAAGCTGGAGGCGGCCCGCATTGCTGCGGCCTCCGGCATGCCCGTGGTCCTGACCTGCGCCGACCTCGCAGGCCCTGCCCTGGCCGGCGATCAGGTGGGCACCCTCTTCGCCCCCATTCATCCCCGGGGCTCTTTGCATCGGCTCTGGATCAAGTTCGCCTCCCGTCCCCGAGGCGGCTATTTGGTGGATCAGGGGGCTGTCAAAGCCCTGCGCGGCGGCCGGGCCAGCCTGCTGGCAGCTGGCGCCAGATCGGTCCAGGGCGAGTTTTCGGCCGGGGATCCTGTCTGGATCCACGATGCGTCTGGCCGCCAGGTGGCCAAGGGCCTGTCCGGCTACGATTCCGAGGAGGCCCAGGACATGCTGGGCCTAAACACCAAGGAGCTCCGCCGCCGACTGGGCGCCCACTATGCCCATCCGCTGGTGCATCGGGACTCTCTGGTCCTGGTCTGA
- the obgE gene encoding GTPase ObgE — protein sequence MSAFVDQVTVHVKGGDGGNGASSIRREKYKPLAGPDGGDGGQGGSVIFQADANATSLLDYRFLPHRQAESGTMGLGGDKDGSRGQDLILPVPVGTVVFTAKGGQGQRKQPGERLADLAHVGDRFVAAQGGVGGLGNRSLATKARRAPGFALLGDPGQERDLVLELKSIADVALVGFPSAGKSSLVAAMSAARPKIADYPFTTLVPNLGVVQAGEGRFTMADVPGLIPGASQGKGLGLEFLRHIERTEIIAHVIDCATLEPDRDPMSDYRALEEELSRYADRLELPLGVIPMAERPRVIILNKADLPEARELAEFVRPDFEALGLKVFIVSTASHQGLKELGYYLAGLVDRLRRQLREQEEARHEERVVIRPLERRRRNADQSGDFTLERHQTRSGQTWFRVCGAKPERWVRQTNFDNEEAVGYLADCLARMGVEDALRKAGARPGDEVRIGPGDDAVAFDWDPSVAAGAEMLDGTPQVARGRDLRLEESQGLNRRRTNSERRRQYHQMMDARQAVRQVMEQERRQGHWADPSVDDDPHDRQGLLGRGEAEAAGSEEAGQ from the coding sequence ATGAGTGCATTTGTGGATCAGGTCACCGTCCATGTCAAGGGTGGCGACGGTGGCAATGGGGCGTCCTCCATCCGCCGCGAGAAGTACAAGCCCCTGGCCGGGCCCGATGGTGGCGACGGCGGTCAGGGCGGCTCGGTCATTTTTCAGGCCGACGCCAACGCCACCAGCCTGCTGGACTACCGCTTCCTGCCGCACCGCCAGGCTGAATCGGGCACCATGGGTCTGGGCGGCGACAAGGACGGCAGCCGCGGCCAGGATCTGATTCTGCCAGTGCCCGTGGGCACTGTGGTCTTCACCGCCAAGGGAGGCCAAGGTCAGCGCAAGCAGCCGGGCGAGCGCCTGGCTGACCTGGCTCATGTGGGGGACCGGTTCGTGGCGGCCCAAGGTGGCGTGGGCGGATTGGGCAACCGCTCCCTGGCCACCAAGGCCAGGCGGGCTCCCGGCTTCGCGCTGCTGGGAGATCCCGGGCAGGAACGCGACCTGGTGCTGGAACTCAAATCCATCGCCGACGTGGCCCTGGTAGGTTTCCCCAGCGCAGGCAAGTCCAGCCTGGTGGCGGCCATGAGCGCGGCCAGGCCCAAGATCGCCGACTACCCGTTTACTACTCTGGTGCCCAACCTGGGCGTGGTCCAGGCAGGGGAGGGCCGCTTTACCATGGCCGACGTGCCAGGGCTGATTCCGGGGGCCTCCCAGGGCAAGGGCCTGGGGCTGGAGTTCCTGAGGCACATCGAGCGCACCGAGATCATCGCCCACGTCATCGATTGCGCCACCCTGGAGCCTGATCGGGACCCCATGAGCGACTATCGGGCCCTGGAGGAGGAGCTTTCCCGCTATGCCGACCGCCTGGAGCTTCCGCTGGGGGTCATCCCCATGGCCGAACGGCCCAGGGTGATCATCCTCAACAAGGCCGACCTGCCGGAGGCTCGCGAATTGGCCGAATTCGTGCGTCCTGACTTCGAGGCTCTGGGTCTCAAGGTCTTCATAGTCTCCACAGCCTCGCATCAGGGGCTCAAGGAACTAGGGTACTACTTGGCTGGTCTGGTGGACCGCCTGCGCAGGCAGCTGCGTGAGCAAGAGGAGGCCAGGCATGAGGAGCGCGTGGTCATCCGCCCCCTGGAGCGTCGGCGCAGGAATGCCGACCAGTCCGGGGACTTCACTCTTGAGCGGCATCAGACCCGGTCCGGACAGACCTGGTTCAGGGTCTGCGGAGCCAAGCCCGAGCGCTGGGTTCGCCAGACCAACTTTGACAACGAGGAGGCCGTGGGCTATTTGGCTGACTGCCTGGCTCGGATGGGCGTGGAGGATGCCCTGCGCAAGGCCGGAGCCAGACCTGGGGACGAGGTGCGCATCGGTCCGGGCGACGATGCGGTGGCCTTCGACTGGGATCCGAGTGTGGCGGCCGGCGCCGAAATGCTGGATGGCACCCCCCAGGTGGCCCGGGGCCGTGACCTGCGTCTGGAGGAGAGCCAGGGGCTCAACCGCCGCCGCACCAACAGCGAACGCCGTCGCCAGTACCACCAGATGATGGACGCCCGACAGGCGGTGCGCCAGGTCATGGAGCAAGAGCGGCGCCAAGGGCACTGGGCCGACCCCTCCGTGGACGACGATCCCCACGACAGGCAGGGCCTGCTAGGGCGCGGAGAAGCGGAAGCCGCCGGTTCGGAGGAGGCTGGACAATGA
- the rpmA gene encoding 50S ribosomal protein L27 gives MAHKKGASSSRNGRDSNAQYLGVKKFGGEAVVAGNIIVRQRGTKFHPGQNVGLGKDHTLFALADGTVRFANRRDRKVVDVLTA, from the coding sequence ATGGCACATAAGAAGGGCGCGTCCAGCTCACGCAACGGGCGCGATTCGAATGCACAGTACCTGGGCGTCAAGAAGTTCGGTGGCGAGGCCGTAGTGGCCGGCAACATCATCGTTCGCCAGCGTGGCACCAAGTTCCATCCCGGCCAGAACGTCGGCCTGGGCAAGGACCACACCCTTTTCGCCCTTGCGGACGGAACCGTTCGGTTCGCCAACCGGCGTGACCGCAAGGTTGTTGACGTGCTTACCGCCTGA
- the rplU gene encoding 50S ribosomal protein L21, producing MYAIVKAGGHQEKVEIGDQITVNRLAARKGESVEFPVALVVDGSKVTMAAKDLAKISVKGEVVDDEAKGPKINIQKFKNKTGVARRKGHRQKQTVVKITAIA from the coding sequence ATGTACGCGATTGTGAAGGCCGGAGGCCATCAGGAGAAGGTCGAGATCGGTGACCAGATCACGGTCAACCGTCTGGCTGCCAGGAAGGGCGAGTCGGTCGAGTTTCCGGTCGCGCTGGTCGTCGATGGATCCAAGGTGACCATGGCCGCCAAGGATCTGGCCAAGATCTCCGTCAAGGGCGAGGTCGTGGATGACGAGGCCAAGGGCCCCAAGATCAACATCCAGAAGTTCAAGAACAAGACCGGTGTGGCGCGCCGCAAGGGCCACCGCCAGAAGCAGACCGTGGTCAAGATCACGGCCATCGCCTGA